Proteins found in one Gemmatimonadota bacterium genomic segment:
- a CDS encoding HAD family phosphatase: MTYDLIAIDIDGTLLTSRREVSPVTREALQRAVSAGKRVALCTGRSLNSGRTAAEQVPSSTTLVFHSGALILEHLDGPLLRAQNLPRDLAADLVDFCRRRGHDPLVYEPVPESRYIWFEHPRSANGWRERYLEANADKALQVDGLEHVLHRDPAQIAVAGRGSSMHELKAELTEYGDRIGVILSRSTLVGDYWCMEIVPAGVSKAKALAFLGERYGIGAERMISIGDNFNDLDMIEYAGLGVAMGNAPDAVRRAADVVAPDNDADGVAHIIDTCLL; this comes from the coding sequence ATGACCTACGACCTGATCGCCATCGACATCGACGGCACGTTGCTGACCTCGCGCCGCGAGGTCTCCCCGGTAACGCGCGAGGCGCTTCAACGGGCCGTCTCGGCCGGGAAGCGCGTGGCGCTCTGTACCGGGCGAAGCCTGAACTCCGGCCGGACCGCGGCGGAGCAGGTGCCTTCCTCCACGACGCTGGTCTTCCACAGCGGCGCGCTCATACTCGAGCACCTGGACGGTCCGTTGCTCCGGGCGCAAAACCTGCCCAGGGACCTGGCGGCCGACCTGGTCGATTTCTGCAGGCGGCGCGGTCACGACCCCCTCGTCTATGAACCGGTCCCGGAAAGCCGGTACATCTGGTTTGAACACCCCCGTTCGGCGAACGGCTGGCGAGAACGCTACCTGGAGGCCAATGCGGACAAGGCCCTACAGGTGGACGGCCTGGAACATGTGCTGCACCGGGACCCGGCGCAGATCGCGGTGGCCGGAAGAGGATCGTCCATGCATGAACTGAAGGCGGAGCTGACGGAATACGGCGATCGGATCGGCGTCATCTTGTCGCGCAGCACCCTGGTGGGCGACTACTGGTGCATGGAGATCGTACCGGCCGGCGTGTCCAAGGCGAAGGCCCTCGCTTTCCTCGGCGAACGCTACGGAATCGGAGCGGAGCGGATGATCAGTATCGGCGATAACTTCAATGACCTGGACATGATTGAATACGCCGGCCTCGGCGTGGCCATGGGGAACGCGCCCGACGCCGTGCGGCGCGCGGCGGACGTGGTCGCGCCGGACAACGACGCCGACGGTGTCGCCCACATCATCGACACCTGTCTGCTGTAA
- a CDS encoding HAD family phosphatase, with the protein MYRLLALDIDGTLLDGRREMSDATVDAVRYAAGRGVRVTVCTGRSLPSAEEAVRHLPLNAPYVLNNGAMIYDAQGRRARYLRNLPSHLAMDAVRVFRGIGFHPIVYGPLPEVQYFYYDSFDPDNQAFIDYAAQNADRVHRVDDVCAFLRQDIACITVAERNERVESRESHIRAQLPDTGVVFEISPWDPGYHVITVMPAGVSKGDGLRRLARLLGIGLSEVMAVGDNLNDLEMLDVAGLGVAMGNGPPEILARADHVTASVDDEGVARAIERFIK; encoded by the coding sequence ATGTATCGTCTCCTCGCCCTGGACATCGACGGCACGCTGCTCGACGGCAGGCGGGAAATGTCCGATGCCACGGTCGACGCCGTTCGGTACGCGGCCGGCCGCGGCGTCCGCGTCACGGTGTGTACCGGGCGAAGCCTGCCCTCCGCCGAGGAGGCCGTGCGGCATCTGCCGTTGAACGCCCCCTACGTACTGAACAACGGCGCCATGATTTACGACGCCCAAGGTCGTCGCGCCAGGTATCTGCGAAACCTGCCGAGCCATCTTGCGATGGACGCCGTCCGGGTCTTTCGCGGCATCGGGTTTCATCCCATCGTGTACGGCCCCCTGCCCGAAGTGCAGTACTTCTACTATGACTCCTTCGATCCGGACAACCAGGCGTTTATAGACTATGCCGCGCAGAACGCCGACCGCGTTCACCGGGTGGACGACGTCTGCGCGTTTCTGCGCCAGGACATTGCCTGCATCACGGTCGCCGAACGCAACGAACGGGTCGAGTCCAGAGAATCACACATCAGGGCACAGCTGCCTGATACGGGGGTGGTCTTCGAAATCAGTCCCTGGGACCCTGGCTACCACGTCATCACGGTCATGCCGGCCGGCGTATCCAAAGGCGACGGACTGCGCAGGCTGGCCCGGCTTCTCGGGATCGGGCTCTCCGAGGTCATGGCCGTGGGGGACAACCTGAACGACCTGGAAATGCTCGACGTCGCGGGCCTGGGCGTGGCCATGGGAAATGGCCCCCCAGAAATCCTCGCCCGGGCGGATCATGTCACGGCTTCGGTGGACGACGAGGGCGTCGCCCGGGCTATCGAGCGCTTCATAAAGTGA